In Manihot esculenta cultivar AM560-2 unplaced genomic scaffold, M.esculenta_v8 Scaffold64, whole genome shotgun sequence, the genomic window ttcagccttgcgaccatactccccccggaacccaaagactttgatttctcataaggtgccggcggagtcctaaaagcaacatccgccgatccctggtcggcatcgtttatggttgagactaggacggtatctgatcgtcttcgagcccccaactttcgttcttgattaatgaaaacatccttggcaaatgctttcgcagttgttcgtctttcataaatccaagaatttcacctctgactatgaaatacgaatgcccccgactgtccctgttaatcattactccgatcccgaaggccaacagaataggaccgaaatcctatgatgttatcccatgctaatgtatacagagcgtaggcttgctttgagcactctaatttcttcaaagtaacagcgccggaggcacgacccggccagttaaggccaggagcgcatcgccggcagaagggacgagccgacaggtgcacaccgcgaggcggaccggtcgacccaacccaaggtccaactacgagctttttaactgcaacaacttaaatatacgctattggagctggaattaccgcggctgctggcaccagacttgccctccaatggatcctcgttaagggatttagattgtactcattccaattaccagactcgaagagcccggtattgttatttattgtcactacctccccgtgtcaggattgggtaatttgcgcgcctgctgccttccttggatgtggtagccgtttctcaggctccctctccggaatcgaaccctaattctccgtcacccgtcaccaccatggtaggcctctatcctaccatcgaaagttgatagggcagaaatttgaatgatgcgtcgccggcacgatggccgtgcgatccgtcgagttatcatgaatcatcagagcaacgggcagagcccgcgtcgaccttttatctaataaatgcatcccttccagaagtcggggtttgttgcacgtattagctctagaattactacggttatccgagtagcagataccatcaaacaaactataactgatttaatgagccattcgcagtttcacagtctgaattagttcatacttacacatgcatggcttaatctttgagacaagcatatgactactggcaggatcaaccaggtagcattccttcgcgacgtcgtcgcccgcacggaggccccagcatgccgggggttcgagacgggcgcgccggtcgttctgttaccgatgggataattgggcttatggaaggagaagactccatcctcccgcatcacattccgcatccgagagcacagcgacagtccatgggccacggcagccaataaaggcatgcttggaacacggatgcagctacggggtccgcttcgcgctccgaagggggcgcagagcgaaaaaatggacatcaaaactttcgaattccgcttctgtgggtatgcaacacaggaacccattcgttgcaccgaggcgcgatccgctctcgggccgcgactgaaagggatcgagagccaacagttcgatgctccagcaaagagcctgccagcagaaacgatctcgtaaccgctcatgcgccaccacgtacactgagcagcaaccccacgcgacgaactgccccccgacgagcgaaagcacgacgggatgccgaaacgccaaatggagcaattgcccgcaccgctgtgcgcgaggatgaatcggagagggagggacaatgcaaataatgaaatgcaaaacagttatgaatggaacgttcgattctgacgacaaagcaatcacttcagccaaacggaatcaccctacgtaccaccaccttgcctcggctgctcgcacgacggattcagcacggcacggggtgccatgccttccccaagcactcgcgttgcctcaacaaaacagtggaaaccgagatcatcccctcaaccttagcaacgcaaacagcatggagggaacgagtggggcaccgtgagagtccaatcaccgcaaccaaagaaactcgccgtacaatacttcaacatatgcctcgacagctcatgcgtcggttcggagaaacaggtggcatgaaacgccacgccctcacctaagcaatcgcacgtgttgacaaagtagaagcaccaggctcatccccaaagcctaagcaaaagcaaccaccacagtgggacacatcggcacgagcaacagtgcgccaccgcaaccaaaggaaattgccattctgccgcagcatgtgcctcaacgccactcgcacataggattgagcacggcattatatcaccacgccctcccccaagcactcgcaacgccttgacaaaagcattagcaccaagctcatccccccagcctaggtattgcaaaaccacaacagccccgacgtccatccacgaccccgaggaacgtaagaccccaccaagcagcaggcctacaccaccaaggacacaaactaagacaggttgcatcgcacgtccgcctgtgttcagagtgcggtatccacaccttgaaccggcttccatttgacaccccccggcaaagccttcgaccccaatagcttcagccctgtcgccagacccaaacgcctcaaaagtctatgccaccaggaactcacaccatgcccattgcatcgcatttccgccagcacgttgacccaagcacggcactagaatgccacaccgaagccttgcacaagcatccaattgatactccaagcatggggatcggccccaatagcactgagttcgtcgtcggagttgaggtactgaccgccgagttggatggaaatattaggacaacaaaatcccaaagcccagtgcatcacctggaaactcgcacatcggcacgagcacaacatacaaatgccatgcccacaccttgcaccagcgtccatttaacacgcccaagcattgggataaaccaccggatcatttccttgaactgtcaccaatggccctggaatgggccccaccgggcccgggacgggccccaccgggtccaccacgcccgagaatttttttcgatgttgaatcgagaggtagaggtggagagggggctaacaagcttattcgcatgctataccgatgcccacatatggcctagcgcatgcccaggccccggccttgctggcccccccaggggggtgactacccacacccccctaaagagccttaggaacaagttgagctgtgccaggaggaaacatcacaatgtctgaggtgacacaccccccctaaaaaattcaattttaggtattttgacctgattttttgcagatacctttataaaaatgtaatctaattttacaaaaattttgaaaattttttatcaagtctaggtatttttttttattttttaagtgttaaaaattcagaaaatcataaaaaatagaaaacccgtcagaaaatcaccaaattttttgtggaaccttagaaaaatattataaatttatttgagttgttatttggtgattttcttaaactttgcacggagacatgacaatgcatggggtgacatgacaatacatgaggtgacatgacaatgttAAAGTGACACACCCCTAAAGccttcaattttaggtatttgacctgatattttgcagataaTATTCGGCTTGTTTatgaattttacaaaaataaattttttatccagtctaggtatttttttatttttcagtgttaaaaattcagaaaatcacataaaaaaacattttcGTCAGAATCCAATTATTGTGCTACACAACCTCTTGAATTGGTTTGTTCGGATGTCTGGGGTCCTGCACCTTTTCTTCAAATGACGGGTATCGTTATTATGTGCTTTTTTATGACCATTTTTAGCAAGTATAGTTGGCTATATTTCTTGAAACAAAAGTCTGAGGTTTTGTCAGTTTTTATACAATTTCGTACACATGTGGAGAAATACTTTGGGGTACCCATTAAAATTTCCAATCTGATTGGGGGGGAGAATATAGGTCCTTAACCACTTACTTAAAGCAACATGGAATCACACAGAGAGTTTCTTGCCCGCATACCCCAGAACAAAATGGTTGTGCGGAAAGGAAACATAGACACTTAGTCGAACTTGGGAGATCTTTGTTAAACCATGCTTCTGTTCCCTACAAATACTGGCCTTATGCTTTTAGTACTGCTGTGTATACAATTAATAGACTACCATCTTCTTTGTTGCAAGGGAAAACACCTTTTGCATGTTTGTTTCATGAATCTCCAAACTATGATGAATTACGGGTTTTTGGGTCATTGTGTTATCCCTGGTTAAAACCTTACTCTCCTCATAAATTAGCACCAAAATCATCTTCTTGTGTTTTCCTGGGGTATAGCAAACTTCACAAAGGATATACTTGTCTTGAGGTTTCTTCTGGTCGTATATTCATCTCACGACATGTTTTATTTTTCGAGCAGGTGTTTCCGTTCAAGACGTTAAATGATAATTTGTCTCTCACAAAAGCAGCAGACAGTCCAACCTCCATTCCTCTGCCTCCAGTACCGAATATGTTACACTCCAAGCTGGAATTCTTGGAAAATCTCCAATAGACGGGACTGTTTTTTGTCCTAATCTGAATTATTCCACTTTACAGCagcattttgatcaagaaaggaGTAATACAGCTACTGGTTTTGAGCTTTTGTCCAATTCAGCTCCCCACACTCCAATCCGCAGCGTTTCATTAAACGCAGATCAGACCGAAGTTGGCTCCACTCCAATTGCGTCAAGCCAGTTGTTCCTCTAAACACAAATCAAGCTGAGTTGATTAGTTTTCGCCGAACCGACTCGCTTCCATCTCCCACAACAACACGCACCGTTTCATTAACTCCTTCTCCCAATCCTTTATCACAACCAGCTTCTGTCTTGAATTACCAGTCTCATGAACCAGCTCCATTACCAATCAAGACACTCAATTGGTCACTCGGAAGCAAACAGGAAACCTTAAACCGCAGCAACCATGGTCTCCACAATCTCATCACGCTGTTGTGTCCTGATTTTGTTCCTACATCTTACACTCAagctattaaacaatcaaagtGGAGAGAAGCTATGATTCAAGAACTTAATGCTCTTATTCAAACGGGTACTTGGAATTGGTTGCGCGCGGCAGCAAGCTCAAAACGTTGTAGGATGCAAGTGGGTTTTCAGAATAAAGCAGAGATCAGATGGAAGCATTGAACGCTACAAAGCACGGCTTGAGCCAAGGGATATCATCAACGGCCCGGAATCGATTATTTTGAAACTTTCTCTCCTGTGGTGAAACCTACTACAATTCGGATTGTTTTATCTCTAGCTGTTTCTAATGATTGGTTGATAAAACAGTTGATGTATCGAATGCATTTCTTCATGGCGATTTGGATAGTGAAGTCTACATGGAACAGCCTCCAGGATTTGTGATCAAAATAAACCAGATTATGTTTGTCGTCTTAGACGTTCACTTTATGGGCTTCGCCAAGCTCCTCGGCAATGGTACAAACGGCTGAATCAAGCTTTAATCAATCATGGGTTTCGGGTTTCCCCTGCCGATTCTTCGCTGTTTCATTATGTCAAAAATAATGTTACTCTTTTTGCATTAGTTTACGTTGATTGACATCATTTTGACAGGCACATGTTCTCACACTTTGAATACACATTTTGTCTCTCCAATCTGAGTTTCTGTTAAGGATTTGGGGTCATTAGAGTATTTTTCTGGGAATGGAGGCTACCAAGACCACAGATGGGTTGTTGTTAACACAACAAAAATACATTACAGATTTGCTTCAAAAAGCTAACATGTCTGAGTGTCGGGGAATTTCTACACCTGCTGCAACAAAAGGAACTGTCACTTCTTTAGCTAATCAATCATTTTCTGATCCTACCTTATATCGGAGCATAGTTGGGGGACTCCAATATTTGAGCCTAACAGACCAGAAAGTTTGTTACTCAGTTCATAAGGTTTCACAATTTTTACATTCCCCAACCGAAGATAATTGGAGTTCTGTGAAACGTATTTTGCGTATCTCAAAGAAACGTCTACTCATGGTTTATTGATCACAAAATCCAAATCcacaaatctaaattttattctgatgctgattgggctaCTGACACTACAGATAGGAAATCCATCACTGGATATGCTATTTTCATGGGCAACAATCTTGTTTCTTGGAATTCAAAGAAACAACAGACAGTTGCGCGATCCTCCACTGAAGCGGAGTATAGAGCTGTTGGTCTTGCAATAACTGAAATGGTTTGGATTCAAGCACTATTACGAGACATCAATTATCACTCCCCAACCATTCCAAACTTATGGTGTGATAATATAGGTGCGACTTATCTTTCGGTCAATCCGATGTTTCATGCAAGAACGAAACACTTGGAAGTGGATTTCCATTTTGTTCGTGATAAAGTTCATAACAAAGAAGTTAAAGTCCAGTTCATGTTCAAAGGATCAATTAGCGGATATTTTAACTAAACACTTCCCAGAATTCGTCATCAAATGCTCATGCATTCTTTAAACAATTCGATCACTCCCACGACTGCTCGAATTGAGGGGCCTGATAAGGATACGTGTCAAAGagattgagttggtttacaataTTATCTCTACAGCTGTATTCGTGAGCTACAGTGTCTACTATGTATACATCACTTACCATTGTAAAAACactattttaaatatgtaaaacAATACAGAGCAATACAGTTAAAAAATTCTCTCAATTATTTTAGCCTTCAATACCAACATTGGCTATTGCCTGTTGGAATCTTGTTGTTTCTTGCTGTAagtttctctcttcttcttcttcttcctctttttcCACGATTCTGTTAATTCTGTAAGTTCTTCAATGCTTTGTTTCCTAAGGGACAAAAACATGAGACCATGATTTGATTATAATAAATGTAATATTAGTGCATGTCTATGTATCATGTTGTTTCTTCTGGCCTGGAGTTAGCTGCTTCTGCTTGTCTATGCAACTCTGTTTTAGCTCTTTTCTatgtgatgcatcatatgagtaacaaaattttttttcctcttttcatTGCTTGATAGAAGTTGTGAATTATATTTTCTGTTCTTGTTTTAGTAATACAAAGATGGGTAGAATCCCCATCTTCTTGATGTCGCTTGTTCTCTTATGGGGAGCCATAGCAGAAGCAGAATACATGAAATATAAAGATCCAAAACAACCCATTAATGTTCGAATAAAGGACTTAATGAAGAGGATGACACTGGAGGAAAAAATTGGCCAGATGACACAGATTGAACGCAGTGTTGCGTCTGCTGAAGTGATGAAGAAGTACTTCATTGGTAAGCATTATCCATTCTTAAATCAAACAAATTAAACTATatcagaaagaaaatgaaagaagagatgaaactaaataattttttcgttCTCCAGGGAGTGTATTGAGTGGAGGAGGGAGTGTTCCATCTAAACAAGCTTCTGCAGAAACTTGGATTAAAATGGTGAATGATTTTCAGAATGGTTCTTTATCAGCCCGACTTGGGATTCCTATGATTTACGGAATTGATGCTGTTCATGGCCACAACAATGTCTATAATGCAACTATTTTTCCACATAATATTGGGCTTGGAGCCACCAGGCAAGTAAATGTGACACTACCAATTTTCTGATCAAACTGTATGTTGTATATTCATTCTCCGTTTTGGTTTCTAGTGCTAGCCTCtagtttgtctttttttttttttttcttgttctgGTTAAAGGTTTAAGTATATTGATTTGAAGTGTCACCAGACTCTGATGGATTTGATCAACTTTGTGATCTCATGATAATATAAAGATTTAGATTTTTCTGCTCTCAAGTTCTGTCCGTTGAGTGTAGACATCAGAATAAAGACAGTTGATTTCATAATGAAATTTCTTTGTAATAAACTAGGGACCCTGAACTTGTTAAGAGGATTGGGGCTGCAACAGCACTTGAAGTTAGAGCTACAGGCATTCCATATGTTTTTGCACCTTGTATCGCGGTAACCCTGCAATCCAACTGTTATTTCCATCACATCAAGAATCATTTTTTTGTCACAAAACTCTGATCCTTTTCACTCCTTGTGACTTTGCAGGTTTGCAGAGATCCAAGATGGGGTCGATGCTATGAAAGCTACAGTGAAGATTCTAAGATTGTTCAAGCAATGACCGAGATAGTAGCCGGATTACAAGGAGATATTCCAGCTGGGTCTCCAAAGGGAGTTCCCTTCGTCGCTGAGAAGTAAGAATATTGCTCCATAGTATTTTTTAGACAGCAGATGCCAAGTCTTTATCTTAATTACTTTTTGCAAGGGCAACCAAAAAACATAAGGTTGAGTATTACTTTTCCTCTCAGCCAAGGGCAGACTTGATAAAACAGCTTGTAATATCACTAAACggaaacaaagaaaagaaagatgaCTAAATTTGACTCTTCTTAaagaagaaaattgaaaatgatTGGTTTTGACTTTCAcaaatttctttccttttttcctAATAATTTTGGAGCTTTATCCCTTCATTTGTTGCTTGTCCAATGTGTATCACTAATCGGAAAAGTCATACTCTGCTATCTACCTTTGATGTGTGACTAGGAGTATAGTGGTCTGATTCATTGAGTTTCTTGAGGATTTGGCCGGTTTTAATACTGAGGCTGCCACATTTTTGTCATCTTATTATCTCAGTTGCATGGAATATTTATTTCACAGGTTAACAAATTTTACAGTTAGCTTAATCTAATTTAGCTGTTAATTTTCTGGCACCTCCTTCACAGAACAAAAGTTGCAGCTTGCGCCAAGCACTATGTTGGTGATGGAGGAACAACAGATGGGATAAACGAGAACAATACGGTTATAAGCAGACATGGTTTGCTTAGCATCCACATGCCTGGTTACTACAACTCAATCATCAAAGGTGTGTCTACTGTCATGGTCTCCTACTCTAGCTGGAATGGAGTTAAAATGCATGCTAACCGAGACTTAGTCACCGGCTTTCTCAAGGACACACTTCGCTTCAGGGTATgaaatttttcttaaatgtaTGGATCCTTTCCATCTTAACCAGTTCTGACGAGAAAATCTAAGAGTTGCATGCGAAATTTTGTGGTTTGCTGCAGGGTTTTGTCATCTCAGATTGGGAGGGTATTGACAGGATCACCTCTCCGCCCCATGCTAACTACTCATTTTCCATTCAAGCAGGAATCACTGCTGGAATTGACATGGCAAGTCATTAGTCTGAACACTGAAGGCTTTTCGCTTTATCAGGTTTTCATCACATCGTGGCAAATTCAATCTTCTAATACTTCTTCTGATAATCCTGCAGATCATGGTCCCATTCAACTACACAGAATTTATAGATGGCCTAACATACCAGGTGAAGAATAACATAATTCCAATGAGTCGAATTGATGACGCAGTAAAGAGAATTTTGCGAGTTAAGTTCGTAATGGGTCTCTTTGAGAACCCATATGCAGATGATAGTCTGGTGAACCAGCTTGGAAGTCAGGTATATATTGTTCATTTCAGTCCAATGCAAAATAGGTAATTAGAGAAAAGGAAGTGACACTTCACTTAGCCAACCCTACAATGCAAACAGGAACATAGAGAACTTGCTAGGGAAGCTGTGAGGAAATCACTTGTGCTGCTAAAGAATGGTGAATCAGGTGACAAGCCATCGTTACCCCTCCCCAAAAAAGCTTCAAAAATACTTGTCGCTGGCAGTCATGCAGACAATCTTGGTTATCAGTGTGGTGGATGGACAATTGAGTGGCAAGGACTAAGTGGTAACAATCTCACAAGTGGTAAGTTTCTCAACTTATCCCCTCATTTGTCTTCTCAACAAATTGACCTCAGATTTTTTAACAGCTACGCCTAAGACAAGAAACTGCACTTTACCTCTAACACACCCTTCTTAAAAACAAAATGTGAAACCTGGAAGAAAGAATACATATAGCATCAAGCATTACCTGAGTGTTATGATCATGAACAGGTACTACAATCCTGACAG contains:
- the LOC122722626 gene encoding beta-glucosidase BoGH3B-like, whose protein sequence is MGRIPIFLMSLVLLWGAIAEAEYMKYKDPKQPINVRIKDLMKRMTLEEKIGQMTQIERSVASAEVMKKYFIGSVLSGGGSVPSKQASAETWIKMVNDFQNGSLSARLGIPMIYGIDAVHGHNNVYNATIFPHNIGLGATRDPELVKRIGAATALEVRATGIPYVFAPCIAVCRDPRWGRCYESYSEDSKIVQAMTEIVAGLQGDIPAGSPKGVPFVAEKTKVAACAKHYVGDGGTTDGINENNTVISRHGLLSIHMPGYYNSIIKGVSTVMVSYSSWNGVKMHANRDLVTGFLKDTLRFRGFVISDWEGIDRITSPPHANYSFSIQAGITAGIDMIMVPFNYTEFIDGLTYQVKNNIIPMSRIDDAVKRILRVKFVMGLFENPYADDSLVNQLGSQEHRELAREAVRKSLVLLKNGESGDKPSLPLPKKASKILVAGSHADNLGYQCGGWTIEWQGLSGNNLTSGTTILTAIKNTVDPSTEVVYKENPDSQFVKSGEFSYAVVVVGETPICRN